One window from the genome of bacterium encodes:
- a CDS encoding N-6 DNA methylase, with protein MHTYYAMFMKLLVAEIASQLSPLGTSILQRLIGAESPAALRTHLSDLEQGGIWRQYGLTNFLEGDLFTWYIDAWDDRLAEALWNIVHRLDAYEPTSLSVDPEQSRDLLKQLYHRLFPRSVRHDLGEYYTPDWLAEFVLDELGYDGNPDVRVLDPACGSGTFLVAAIKRAKSWYDHHRFECGYGQGELLFKLQRNVVGFDLNPLAVMAARANYLLSVLDLFRYVREVEIPVYLCDSVVIPSEYGGFFKDKDDSRSVKTAEGWFQMPTEIAADRSELARYTEVIEDCVLNDHTADEFLKRCASLRLPTVNREIHVDLYDKLHRLKKENKNGIWARLIKNNFAPLFLGKVDLVVGNPPWVNWESLPDEYRAASKSLWERYRLFTLSGTQARLGGGKKDLSMLFTHCCVDHYLDYGGKLGFVITQTVFKTKGAGEGFRGLKYFRDNRPVVLKPLSVHDLSAMQVFEGATNRTAVFLCEKQSENFSYPVQYDVWRGPSRINPEAPLEDVLQAVYVTEMAAEPIQKTKKGSPWLTVPREAIPGIRKIIGKSDYVAYEGVNTGGLNGCYWIEILRRLLNKDIHIRNLHNVGKIKVEEVEAVIEPDLVYPLLRGRDVHRWIAEPSAHIILAQDPDKGKGIAESKMRVELPKTYAYLKRFEGNKKNPQRGTLRGRALYRKYFKDTDPFYSMYNVGSYTLAKWKVMWPEVGYSVRAAVCGPQRDDGNTPILPAHTLVFVSLKSAREAYYVCGLLNSCPAQALLRGYIALHPSPHVLELLNIPRFDNDKSTSVSLSDLSRRCHSVAAGDKVAVRKLEDEIDRLAAKLWGITDSELTAIQEALADLEGTGETEFEEEEQE; from the coding sequence GTGCACACCTACTACGCGATGTTCATGAAGTTGCTGGTGGCGGAGATTGCCTCGCAACTTTCGCCGTTAGGCACTTCGATTCTGCAGAGACTTATCGGGGCGGAGTCCCCCGCCGCACTTCGGACTCATCTCAGCGACTTGGAACAAGGGGGAATTTGGCGTCAATATGGGCTTACGAATTTCCTGGAAGGTGATTTGTTCACTTGGTACATTGACGCTTGGGATGACCGATTGGCGGAAGCTCTTTGGAATATCGTTCATCGGCTCGACGCCTATGAACCCACTTCACTAAGTGTAGATCCGGAGCAGTCCCGCGACTTGCTGAAGCAACTGTACCATCGGTTGTTCCCGCGTTCGGTCCGACATGATTTGGGCGAGTATTACACACCTGATTGGCTTGCAGAGTTCGTATTGGACGAACTGGGATACGATGGGAATCCCGATGTTCGCGTGCTTGATCCGGCGTGTGGATCGGGCACATTCTTGGTGGCAGCCATCAAACGGGCAAAATCTTGGTACGACCACCACCGGTTTGAATGCGGATACGGTCAGGGCGAGTTGCTTTTCAAATTACAGCGAAACGTGGTTGGGTTTGATCTGAATCCTCTGGCGGTCATGGCCGCTCGCGCGAACTATCTCTTGAGCGTCCTCGACCTCTTTCGCTATGTCCGCGAGGTGGAGATTCCCGTATATCTTTGCGATTCCGTCGTCATTCCGTCTGAGTATGGGGGATTTTTCAAGGACAAGGACGATTCACGCTCGGTGAAGACGGCCGAGGGTTGGTTTCAGATGCCCACGGAGATCGCCGCTGATCGCTCTGAGCTTGCCCGATACACGGAGGTTATTGAAGACTGCGTACTGAACGATCACACAGCGGATGAATTCCTGAAACGATGCGCCAGTCTTAGGCTCCCGACGGTGAATCGAGAGATCCATGTTGATCTCTACGACAAACTGCATCGTTTGAAAAAGGAGAACAAAAACGGCATCTGGGCGCGGCTCATCAAGAACAACTTCGCACCGCTCTTTCTCGGCAAGGTAGATCTGGTGGTGGGCAATCCGCCGTGGGTGAATTGGGAAAGCTTACCTGACGAATATCGCGCGGCGTCGAAATCTCTGTGGGAACGTTACCGGCTGTTCACGCTATCGGGAACGCAGGCGCGACTGGGCGGAGGCAAGAAGGATCTTTCCATGCTCTTCACGCACTGTTGCGTGGATCACTATTTGGATTACGGGGGAAAACTCGGTTTTGTGATCACGCAAACCGTTTTCAAGACGAAGGGAGCCGGAGAGGGATTTCGGGGATTGAAATACTTCCGGGATAACCGGCCGGTTGTGCTCAAGCCGTTATCCGTACATGACCTCAGCGCTATGCAGGTGTTCGAGGGAGCGACGAATCGAACGGCGGTCTTTCTCTGCGAGAAACAGAGCGAGAACTTCAGCTACCCAGTCCAGTATGACGTCTGGCGAGGACCATCGCGAATAAACCCGGAAGCTCCTCTGGAAGATGTGCTTCAAGCCGTCTATGTGACGGAAATGGCAGCGGAACCGATTCAAAAAACCAAGAAAGGTTCGCCGTGGTTGACGGTGCCGCGCGAGGCAATTCCCGGAATCCGCAAGATCATTGGGAAAAGCGATTATGTTGCCTATGAGGGAGTGAACACTGGAGGATTGAATGGATGCTACTGGATCGAGATTCTACGCCGTTTGCTGAATAAGGATATCCATATCCGCAATCTTCACAACGTTGGCAAGATCAAAGTCGAGGAAGTGGAAGCGGTGATCGAGCCTGATCTGGTCTATCCGCTACTGCGAGGTCGAGACGTCCATCGATGGATTGCCGAACCTTCTGCGCATATTATACTCGCACAGGATCCTGACAAAGGAAAGGGAATTGCCGAGTCGAAGATGAGAGTCGAGCTTCCCAAGACCTATGCTTATCTGAAGCGATTCGAGGGAAACAAGAAGAATCCGCAACGCGGCACACTGAGAGGCCGAGCGCTGTATAGGAAGTATTTCAAAGACACGGATCCTTTCTATTCAATGTACAATGTAGGATCTTACACCCTGGCGAAATGGAAGGTGATGTGGCCTGAGGTTGGTTATTCTGTCCGAGCTGCCGTCTGTGGACCGCAACGGGATGACGGGAATACTCCTATTCTCCCGGCTCACACATTGGTATTCGTGTCGCTCAAAAGTGCTCGTGAAGCCTATTATGTCTGTGGACTTCTTAATTCATGTCCAGCGCAAGCTCTACTGAGAGGATACATTGCATTACACCCATCTCCTCATGTCTTAGAACTTCTGAATATTCCAAGATTTGACAATGACAAGAGCACCTCAGTCAGTTTGTCCGATTTGTCGCGACGATGCCATTCTGTTGCAGCAGGCGACAAAGTCGCCGTTCGCAAGCTGGAGGATGAAATTGACCGGCTCGCCGCCAAGCTCTGGGGGATTACGGATTCCGAGTTGACGGCTATTCAGGAAGCTCTGGCAGATTTGGAGGGCACGGGGGAAACTGAATTCGAGGAAGAGGAACAGGAATAG
- a CDS encoding lipocalin family protein produces MMNLSLATSFLLLFAVVGGAQGETRPPLEAVSEMDLHRYLGTWYEIARLPNRFQSQCAGDVTATYSLFDDGDIRIVNRCRTENGQMDEAEGRAKQARADGPNTKLKVRFAPAFLSFLPFVWGDYWIIELAPDYSYAAVGEPTRKFLWILARTPAMDETTLQKILDQVKGKGYDLTGLIRTQQSGR; encoded by the coding sequence ATGATGAACCTGTCTCTTGCGACTTCATTTCTTTTGCTGTTCGCCGTCGTCGGCGGTGCGCAGGGAGAAACCAGACCGCCGCTGGAAGCGGTTTCGGAAATGGATCTCCATCGCTATCTGGGCACGTGGTATGAGATCGCACGGCTGCCGAACCGGTTTCAAAGCCAGTGCGCGGGCGACGTGACGGCGACGTACAGTCTGTTTGACGATGGAGACATCCGGATCGTTAACCGCTGCCGAACTGAGAACGGGCAGATGGACGAAGCAGAGGGACGGGCGAAGCAGGCCCGCGCGGATGGTCCGAATACGAAACTCAAAGTCCGTTTCGCACCGGCCTTTCTCTCGTTTCTGCCGTTCGTATGGGGAGACTATTGGATCATCGAGCTCGCGCCCGACTACAGCTACGCCGCCGTGGGCGAGCCGACCCGGAAATTTCTCTGGATCCTCGCCCGCACTCCCGCGATGGACGAGACCACACTACAAAAAATTCTCGATCAGGTGAAAGGGAAAGGCTACGACCTGACCGGCCTCATCCGCACGCAGCAATCGGGGAGGTAA
- a CDS encoding Gfo/Idh/MocA family oxidoreductase yields the protein MSKLKVGLVGAGYLGRIHAKILSNQEITWSGIYDADPRRSAQVAEEFGGKAADSLGALISESDALVVAAATTAHHAIGKRALSAGRHVFLEKPMTVTPEEGRELVDLARAKKLVLQVGHVERFNRAFRALGNGHPRPKFIEAHRLTQFRPRGTDVAVVLDLMIHDLDLILALMGEYPSGVEAAGVAVISEGVDIANARLTFPSGGVANVTASRISANPMRKLRMFAEDSYIALDFAAGSAQVFRLARVGEEHIPGTTSLGEIEKAAVKRHILFAQPSAPEGNAIEMEQQAFFRAITEGTPPPVTGEDGLRALQLATEILEKMGTTEVATGRE from the coding sequence GTGAGTAAGCTGAAAGTTGGACTGGTGGGGGCCGGCTATTTGGGCCGGATTCATGCCAAAATTCTTTCCAATCAGGAGATTACGTGGTCCGGCATTTATGATGCTGACCCCCGGCGTAGCGCGCAGGTGGCCGAGGAATTCGGGGGCAAAGCGGCTGATTCGCTGGGGGCATTGATTTCGGAGAGCGACGCGCTGGTGGTGGCGGCGGCGACCACGGCTCACCACGCCATCGGCAAGCGGGCGCTTTCGGCGGGCCGGCACGTCTTCCTCGAAAAGCCCATGACCGTCACGCCGGAGGAAGGGCGCGAACTCGTGGACCTCGCGCGGGCGAAGAAGCTTGTGCTGCAGGTCGGGCACGTCGAGCGCTTCAATCGAGCGTTTCGGGCGTTGGGGAACGGTCATCCGCGGCCCAAGTTCATCGAGGCCCATCGCCTGACGCAGTTCCGTCCGCGCGGGACGGACGTGGCGGTGGTGCTCGATCTGATGATCCACGATCTCGATCTGATTCTCGCGCTCATGGGCGAGTATCCGTCGGGCGTGGAGGCGGCGGGAGTGGCGGTGATTTCCGAAGGGGTGGACATCGCCAACGCGCGGCTGACGTTTCCCTCGGGCGGGGTGGCCAACGTGACGGCCAGCCGCATCTCAGCCAATCCGATGCGCAAGCTGCGGATGTTCGCCGAGGACAGCTACATCGCGCTCGATTTCGCGGCGGGCAGCGCGCAGGTGTTCCGGCTCGCGCGCGTGGGCGAGGAACACATTCCGGGCACGACCAGTTTGGGCGAGATCGAGAAGGCGGCGGTCAAGCGGCACATTCTGTTCGCCCAGCCCTCCGCTCCCGAGGGCAACGCCATCGAGATGGAGCAGCAGGCGTTTTTCCGCGCGATCACCGAGGGCACGCCGCCGCCGGTGACGGGGGAGGACGGCCTGCGGGCGTTGCAACTCGCGACGGAAATCCTCGAGAAGATGGGCACGACCGAAGTAGCGACGGGAAGGGAGTAG